The Arachis hypogaea cultivar Tifrunner chromosome 16, arahy.Tifrunner.gnm2.J5K5, whole genome shotgun sequence genome contains a region encoding:
- the LOC112755072 gene encoding teosinte glume architecture 1, with translation MDWDWKEFAWDASELDLSHKNSNSEEASSVDLRLAGEASDLEKKEEESSIRTVSSSSSSAKRSRLQNGPQNLSCLVDGCSSDLSDCREYHRRHRVCEKHSKTPVVLVGGKQQRFCQQCSRFHSLGEFDEVKRSCRKRLDGHNRRRRKPQPPSFLMSSEKFMYNYKGPRILHFGNPQPYANPIVRNMWPAASISGAKSEYDHHRFLYRIDKHRQDKELLLWQDNVPKSFNESTAMPGTPIHQPICGSTIAPSTTAKLGLKKPPPSDGKPGCFDAGCALYLLSTIQTQTQSPSSGTEQFDAAVDKPGSHQVLVLDANTTNLHCNGMLQMGHDGLVENGDSLALPFFWE, from the exons ATGGATTGGGATTGGAAAGAGTTTGCTTGGGATGCATCTGAGTTGGACCTCTCTCACAAGAATAGTAACAGTGAAGAAGCTTCTTCAGTTGATTTGCGCCTGGCCGGCGAGGCCTCTGATttggaaaagaaagaagaagaatcatCAATAAGAACTGTGTCGTCTTCGTCGTCGTCGGCGAAGAGATCCCGTTTGCAAAATGGGCCACAGAATTTGTCTTGTTTGGTTGATGGATGCAGCTCTGATCTTAGTGATTGCAGGGAGTATCATAGGCGTCACAGGGTCTGCGAGAAGCACTCCAAAACCCCGGTTGTGTTGGTTGGGGGAAAGCAGCAAAGGTTTTGCCAACAATGCAGCAG GTTTCATTCACTTGGGGAGTTTGATGAGGTTAAGAGGAGTTGCCGGAAGCGGCTTGATGGGCATAATAGGCGCCGGAGGAAACCTCAGCCGCCATCTTTCCTCATGAGTTCTGAGAAGTTCATGTACAATTACAAAG GACCTAGGATCCTGCATTTTGGTAACCCTCAACCATATGCAAACCCTATTGTGAGAAACATGTGGCCTGCTGCATCCATATCCGGAGCCAAATCTGAGTATGATCATCACCGGTTTCTATATCGAATCGACAAGCACAGGCAGGACAAGGAGCTTCTTCTCTGGCAAGATAATGTTCCAAAATCATTCAATGAATCCACAGCAATGCCGGGAACTCCAATCCACCAGCCTATCTGTGGCAGCACCATTGCCCCATCAACAACTGCAAAGCTCGGCCTTAAGAAGCCGCCGCCTTCTGATGGCAAACCTGGGTGCTTTGATGCAGGTTGTGCTCTCTATCTTCTGTCAACAATACAAACACAAACACAGTCTCCGTCCTCAGGGACCGAGCAATTCGATGCTGCGGTTGATAAGCCTGGTAGCCATCAAGTATTGGTTCTTGATGCTAACACAACCAACCTTCATTGCAATGGGATGCTGCAAATGGGACATGATGGATTGGTTGAAAATGGTGACTCACTTGCACTTCCATTTTTTTGGGAGTAG